The Coregonus clupeaformis isolate EN_2021a unplaced genomic scaffold, ASM2061545v1 scaf0087, whole genome shotgun sequence genome includes a window with the following:
- the LOC121557821 gene encoding zinc finger protein 239-like, giving the protein MRPSQSDDDDDEARDSPNGRSLSGRGLSSGKAPGLKVIQRPYSCDVCEKSFPHLGDLKRHQRIHTGEKLYGCNQCGKCFCTSGQLTIHKRTHTGAKPYNCDQCGKSFARTDYLTEHKLTHTGEKPHSCDICGKGFTRPNCLAAHKLTHTGEKPYLCSDCGKSFYTPAKLKEHERSHTGENPYRCGLCGKIFACLGSLTKHKRIHTGEKPYRCGLCGKSFACSGSLTKHQRVHTGEKPYSCDHCGKSFARLGALTIHKRVHTGEKSYSCDQCGRSCKDTTALNEHMRTHTGEKPFGCYVCGMSFSRQSTLNVHMRTHTGEKPYICDQCGKRYAHPGDLKIHRRVHTGEKPYSCDQCGKSFTQSTNLTKHRRIHSGEMP; this is encoded by the exons ATGAGGCCCAGCCagtctgatgatgatgatgatgaagcaa gggacagccctaacGGTCGCTCGCTCAGTGggaggggcttatcatctgggaAGGCTCCAGGGTTGAAAGTGATCCAGCGCCCTTATAGCTGTGACGTGTGTGAGAAAAGTTTCCCTCATTTAGGAGACCTAAagagacaccagagaatacacacaggagagaaactatatggctgtaatcaatgtgggaagtGTTTCTGTACATCAGGACAACTGACTATACATAAGCGAACACACACAGGAGCGAAACCTTATaactgtgatcaatgtgggaagagttttgctcgAACTGATTACCTGACTGAACACAagctaacacacactggagagaagcctcatAGTTGTGATATATGTGGAAAGGGCTTCACTCGGCCTAACTGCTTGGCTGCACACAAgctaacacacacaggagagaagccctacctctgctcagactgtgggaagagcttctaTACACCAGCAAAGTTGAAAGAGCACGAGCgatcacacacaggagagaacccTTACAGGTGTGGTCTGTGTGGGAAGATCTTTGCTTGTTTGGGATCCCTAACTAAACACAagcgtatacacacaggagagaaaccttacaggTGCGGtctgtgtgggaagagctttgcttgTTCGGGATCCCTGACTAAACACCAGCgtgtacacactggagagaaaccttacagtTGTGATcattgtgggaagagctttgctcgATTGGGAGCCCTGACTATTCACAAGCgtgtacacactggagagaaatcttacagctgtgatcaatgtgggaggagCTGCAAAGATACCACAGCCCTGAATGAACACATGCGTACACACACGGGAGAGAAACCCTTTGGCTGCTACGTCTGTGGAATGAGCTTTTCTCGACAAAGCACCCTGAATGTacacatgcgtacacacacaggagagaagccttacatctgtgatcaatgtgggaagagatacGCTCATCCAGGTGATTTGAAAATACACAGAAGAGTACACACCGGAGAGAAACCATACAGCTGTgaccagtgtgggaagagcttcactcAGTCAACAAACCTGACTAAGCACAGACGCATTCACTCTGGAGAGATGCCCTAA
- the LOC121557797 gene encoding zinc finger protein 239, producing MSGEKETLLDEIEQSLHRLTKDNLRYLCERCGIDGSQVKGKNHRSLRRKIMEEMWENADSVKSEEQGMSWLLQLKEDIRKIQEESSVAPMSLRQSDDDEAGDSPNGRSLSGKGLSSGKAPGLKGIQRPYSCDVCKKTFTQSVNLQRHQRVHTGEKPYSCDHCGKSFARLGALTIHKRVHTGEKPYSCDQCGRSCKDTTALNEHMRTHTGEKPFGCYVCGISFSRQSNLNVHMRTHTGEKPYICDQCGKRYTHAGELTKHICAHTGEKPYSCDQCGKSFTRSTDLTKHRRIHTREKPYSCDQCGKRFTQSGLLTVHKRTHTGEKPYSCDLCGKRFAQSGNLKSHQKTHTGGERTETGGERTETRGERTETGGERTETGGERTET from the exons ATGAGTGGAGAGAAGGAAACGTTGTTGGATGAAATCGAACAGAGTTTACACCGTCTAACCAAGGATAATTTACGATACCTGTGTGAACGCTGTGGAATTGATGGCTCCCAAGTTAAAGGAAAGAACCATCGCTCGTTACGACGTAAAATCATGGAGGAAATGTGGGAAAATGCAGATTCGGTGAAATCGGAAGAGCAGGGAATGTCTTGGTTACTCCAACTGAAAGAGGACATCAGAAAGATACAGGAAGAATCTAGTGTGGCACCCATGAGTCTCAGACAGTCTGATGATGACGAAGCGG gggacagccctaacGGTCGCTCACTCAGTGGGAAGGGTTTATCATCTGGGAAGGCTCCAGGGTTGAAAGGGATCCAGCGACCTTATAGCTGTGATGTGTGTAAGAAGACTTTCACTCAGTCAGTAAACCTACAAAGACACCAAAgagtacacactggagagaaaccttacagctgtgatcattgtgggaagagttttgctcgTTTGGGAGCCCTGACTATTCACAAGCgtgtacacactggagagaaaccttacagctgtgatcaatgtgggaggagCTGCAAAGATACCACAGCCCTGAATGAacacatgcgtacacacacaggagagaaacccttTGGCTGCTATGTCTGTGGAATTAGTTTTTCTCGACAAAGCAACCTGAATGTacacatgcgtacacacacaggagagaagccttacatctgtgatcaatgtgggaagagatatACTCATGCAGGTGAATTGACAAAACACATATGtgcgcacactggagagaaaccttacagctgtgaccagtgtgggaagagcttcactcGGTCAACAGACCTGACTAAACACAGACGCATTCACACCAGAGAGAAACCCTACAGCTGTgaccagtgtgggaagagattcactcagtcaggactgCTGACTgtacacaagagaacacacactggagagaaaccgtaTAGCTGTGATCTATGTGGGAAGCGATTCGCTCAGTCAGGAAACCTGAAGAGTCATCAGAAAACCCACACAGGCGGAGAGAGAACCgaaacaggaggagagagaaccgaGACCAGAGGAGAGCGAACCGAGACCGGAGGAGAGCGAACCGAGACCGGAGGAGAGCGAACCGAgacc
- the LOC121557818 gene encoding zinc finger protein 239-like: MSWLLQLKEDIRKIQEESSVAPMSPSQSDDEAGDSPNGRSLSGKGLSGKTPGLKGIQRPYSCDVCKKTFTQSVNLRRHQRVHTGEKPYSCDHCGKSFARSGPLTIHKRVHTGAKPYRCGLCGKSFARLGALTIHKRVHTGEEPYSCDQCGRSCKDTTALNEHMRTHTGEKPFSCYVCGMSFSRQSNLNVHMRTHTGEKPYICDQCGKRYTHAGELTKHIRAHTGEKPYSCDQCGKSFARTDYLTEHKVTHTGEKPHSCDICGKGFTRPNCLAAHKLTHTGEKPYLCSDCGKSFYTPAKLKEHKRSHTGENPYRCGLCGKIFACLGSLTKHKHVHTGEKPYNCGLCGKSFAFSGSLTKHKRVHTGEKPYSCDQCGKSFTQSTNLTKHRRIHSGEMP, encoded by the exons ATGTCTTGGTTACTCCAACTGAAAGAGGACATCAGAAAGATACAGGAAGAATCTAGTGTGGCTCCCATGAGTCCCAGCCAGTCTGATGACGAAGCGG gggacagccctaacGGTCGCTCACTCAGTGGGAAGGGCTTATCTGGGAAGACTCCAGGGTTGAAAGGGATCCAGCGACCTTATAGCTGTGATGTGTGTAAGAAGACTTTCACTCAGTCAGTAAACCTACGAAGACACCAAAgagtacacactggagagaaaccttacagtTGTGAtcattgtgggaagagttttgctcgTTCGGGACCCCTGACTATTCACAAGCGTGTACACACTGGAGCGAAACCTTACAGGTGTGGTCTGTGTGGGAAAAGCTTTGCTCGTTTGGGAGCCCTGACTATTCACAAGCGTGTACACACTGGAGAGGaaccttacagctgtgatcaatgtgggaggagTTGCAAAGATACCACAGCCCTGAATGAACACATGCGTACACACACGGGCGAGAAACCTTTTAGCTGCTACGTCTGTGGAATGAGTTTTTCTCGACAAAGCAACCTGAATGTacacatgcgtacacacacaggagagaagccttacatctgtgatcaatgtgggaagagatacACTCATGCAGGTGAATTGACAAAACACATACGtgcgcacactggagagaaaccctacagctgtgaccagtgtgggaagagttttgctcgAACTGATTACCTGACTGaacacaaggtaacacacaccggagagaagcctCATAGTTGTGATATATGTGGAAAGGGCTTCACTCGGCCTAACTGCTTGGCTGCACACAAgctaacacacacaggagagaagccctacctctgctcagactgtgggaagagcttctaTACACCAGCAAAGTTGAAAGAGCACAAGCgatcacacacaggagagaacccTTACAGGTGTGGTCTGTGTGGGAAGATCTTTGCTTGTTTGGGATCCCTGACTAAACACAAGCatgtacacactggagagaaaccataCAACTGTGGtctgtgtgggaagagctttgctttTTCGGGATCCCTGACTAAACACAAGCgtgtacacactggagagaaaccttacagctgtgaccagtgtgggaagagcttcactcAGTCAACAAACCTGACTAAGCACAGACGCATTCACTCTGGAGAGATGCCCTAA
- the LOC121565559 gene encoding zinc finger protein 345-like — MSGEKETLLEEIEQSLHRLTEDNLRYLCERCGIDGSQVKGKHHRSLRRKIMEEMWENADSVKSEEQGMSWLLQLKEDIRKIQEESSVAPMSPRQSDDDEATDCDEEWDVENKDWFLSNRLEVESSPERHTPEQSGDTSLPPPSPLPWSPCRTSPSSTLLLGLKRLSVRLVDCRKTTGLSGTVRGGGGGGGGEEEGYGDSDSMLSRDSSNGRSLSGRGLSSGKAPGLKVIQRPYSCDVCEMSFTQSGNLKRHQRVHTGERPYVCPICGKSFRMSETLTRHKRTHTGEKPYVCPICGKNFCTSGQLTIHKRTHTGEKPYSCDQCGKSFTQACSLTEHKRTHTGVTFHCSDCEKSFPTSAKLKRHQQTHTGEKPYRCDQCGKSFARAYSLTEHKLTHTGEKLYVCDQCGKRFTNSGTLNLHKPTHTGEKHRSCAIYSCKYCEWSFAHSEDLARHHQRKHMWEGIHVCDQCGKSFACSGDLNIHKRIHTGEKRYVCDQCGKSFASSGILNIHKRIHTGEKPYVCDQCGKSFASSGFLTKHKHIHTGEKSYSCEQCEKRYVSKGELRKHKLVHPRENPLFLCDRCGKSFTHMGSLNVHMRRHTGEKPYRCDQCGKRFIQPVELKMHQRVHTGEKPYSCVLCRKRFAQSGLLTVHKRTHTGEKRYSCDICGKRFAQSGNLKSHKRTHTGRERTKTGRGGKSNRWRSESKTLERTHTAVTSVARRSLIQDC; from the exons ATGAGTGGAGAGAAGGAAACGTTGTTGGAAGAAATCGAACAGAGTTTACACCGTCTAACCGAGGACAATTTACGATACCTGTGTGAACGCTGTGGAATAGATGGCTCCCAAGTTAAAGGAAAGCACCATCGCTCGTTACGACGTAAAATCATGGAGGAAATGTGGGAAAATGCAGATTCGGTGAAATCGGAAGAGCAGGGAATGTCTTGGTTACTCCAACTCAAAGAGGACATCAGAAAGATACAGGAAGAATCTAGTGTGGCACCCATGAGTCCCAGACAGTCTGATGATGACGAAGCTACAGACTGCGATGAAGAATGGGACGTGGAAAACAAGGATTGGTTTCTTAGCAACAGGCTGGAGGTGGAGTCATCTCCAGAGAGGCACACCCCAGAGCAGAGTGGT GACACGTCTCTCccgcccccctcccctctcccctggtCCCCGTGTCGTACCTCTCCCAGTAGcaccttactgctgggtctgaagaggttgtctgtgcggctggtggactgcaggaaaacaacggggctgagtggaactgtgagaggaggaggaggaggaggaggaggagaagaggagggataTGGAGATTCAGATTCGATGTTATCAA gggacagctCTAACGGTCGCTCGCTCAGTGggaggggcttatcatctgggaAGGCTCCAGGGTTGAAAGTGATCCAGCGCCCTTATAGCTGTGACGTATGTGAGATGAGtttcactcagtcaggaaaccTTAAAAGACACCAAagagtacacacaggagagagaccatATGTCTGTCCTATATGCGGAAAGAGTTTCCGTATGTCAGAAACACTGACTAGACACAagcgaacacacacaggagagaaaccatatgTCTGTCCTATATGTGGAAAGAATTTCTGTACTTCAGGACAATTGACTATACACaagcgaacacacactggagagaaaccttatagctgcgatcaatgtgggaagagttttactcaagCTTGTTCCTTGACTGAACACAAGCGAACACACACCGGCGTGACGttccactgctcagactgtgagAAGAGCTTCCCTACATCAGCGAAGTTGAAACGGCAccagcaaacacacacaggagagaaaccttatcgatgtgatcaatgtgggaagagttttgcccGAGCTTATTCCCTGACTGAACACAAgctaacacacacaggagagaaattatatgtctgtgatcaatgtgggaagagatttacTAACTCAGGAACACTGAATTTACATAagccaacacacactggagagaaacatCGTAGCTGTGCTATATACAGCTGTAAGTACTGTGAGTGGAGTTTCGCTCATTCAGAAGACCTAGCAAGACACCACCAGAGAAAACACATGTGGGAGGGTATTCATGTATGTGATCAATGCGGAAAGAGTTTTGCTTGTTCGGGAGACCTGAATATACACAAGCgtatacacactggagagaaacgaTATGTCTGTGATCAGTGCGGGAAGAGCTTTGCTAGTTCGGGAATCCTGAATATACACAAGCGTATACACACAGGCGAGAAACCATATgtctgtgatcagtgtgggaagagctttgcttcATCGGGATTCCTGACTaaacacaaacatatacacaccGGGGAGAAATCTTACAGTTGTGAACAGTGTGAGAAGAGATATGTTTCCAAAGGAGAGTTGAGAAAGCACAAGCTTGTACACCCCAGAGAGaaccctctcttcctgtgtgatcgatgtgggaagagcttcacacATATGGGATCCCTGAATGTACACATGCGTaggcacacaggagagaaaccctaccgctgtgatcaatgtgggaagcgcTTTATTCAgccagtagagttgaaaatgcaccAACGagtgcacactggagagaaaccctaCAGCTGTGTTCTATGCAGGAAGAGATTCGCTCAGTCAGGACTGCTGACTgtacacaagagaacacacactggagagaaacgtTATAGCTGTGATATATGTGGGAAGAGATTCGCACAATCAGGAAACCTGAAGAGTCATAAGAGAACccacacaggcagagagagaacCAAGACAGGTAGAGGGGGGAAGTCAAACAGATGGAGGAGTGAATCGAAGACACTGGAGAGAACCCATACAGCTGTGACCAGTGTGGCAAGACGTTCACTTATTCAGGACTGCTGA